One Megalops cyprinoides isolate fMegCyp1 chromosome 4, fMegCyp1.pri, whole genome shotgun sequence genomic window carries:
- the LOC118777024 gene encoding stAR-related lipid transfer protein 6-like has product MDLIAENVARKVWSYNEDVSGWTLAKNSNGITVSWKPSGEYGGNLYRGEGIIEDTPENVIPFMYLPENRLKWDKALKSYSILEWIDEDTAICHTITHSYGMGLISSRDFVDIVRIKRYDGGIVTTNSISVDYPQCPPSSAHVRGCNNPCGYVCSPLTENPDHSKLVVFIQPDLGGMLPRSVVESALPNNVINLISDARAGIKARG; this is encoded by the exons ATGGACTTAATAGCAGAGAATGTTGCCCGTAAAGTGTGGTCATATAATGAAGACGTTTCGGGATGGACTTTGGCAAAGAACTCT AATGGTATCACGGTGTCATGGAAACCATCCGGAGAATACGGAGGAAATTT ATACCGTGGTGAGGGAATTATTGAAGATACTCCTGAAAACGTCATTCCTTTTATGTATCTACCGGAAAACAGACTGAAATGGGACAAAGCCCTGAAGTCTTACTCAATTTTGGAGTGGATTGATGAG GACACTGCAATTTGCCATACAATCACCCACAGTTATGGCATGGGATTGATTTCTTCCAGAGACTTTGTTGACATTGTAAGGATCAAAAGATATGATGGAGGAATCGTAACTACAAACT CGATCAGTGTTgactacccacaatgccctccATCTTCAGCTCATGTCAGAGGATGCAATAATCCCTGTGGATACGTGTGCTCTCCGCTGACAGA GAATCCAGACCATTCCAAGCTGGTGGTGTTCATCCAGCCGGACCTGGGAGGAATGCTGCCCCGCTCTGTGGTAGAGTCAGCGCTGCCCAATAATG